Within Pseudomonas sp. LBUM920, the genomic segment CAGGAAGCCGTGCGGGACAACGACATCGATCACGCGCTGAACTACCGCACCATCACCAAGGCCATCATCGCCCACGTCGAAGGCAACCGCTTCGCCCTGCTCGAGCGCCTGACCCAGGAGCTGCTGGACCTGGTGATGAGCAACGAGTCGGTGCTGTACGCCGAAGTCGAAGTGGACAAGCCTCACGCGCTGCGCTTTGCCGAGTCGGTCTCGATAACGCTAGCTGCAAGCCGCTAGCTGCAAGCGATAAGCTAAAGGCCGACCACACTCCAACTTGCAGCTTGAAGCTTGCCCGCTTGAAGCTGTCTCAAAGAGACCACCATGAACGATCAACAACGCCTTGAACTTGAAGCCGCCGCCTTCCGCCGGCTGGTGGCCCACCTGGACAGCCGCAAGGATGTACAGAACATCGACCTGATGAACCTCTCGGGCTTCTGCCGTAACTGCTTGTCCAAGTGGTACAAGGCCGAGGCCGATGAGCGCCACATCGAGCTGAGCCTCGATGACGCCCGTGAAGTGGTGTACGGCATGCCGTACGCCGAGTGGAAAGCCCAATACCAGAAAGAAGCCAATGCCGAGCAACAGGCGGCGTTTGCCAAAGGAAAAACCCATGACTGATTTGAACACCCTGCGCGCCAGCCTCAACAGCGGCGAACATGCCTTTGCTGACACCTTGGCTTTTGTAGCCGCGGGTTACGACTACCAGCCGCAAGCCTTCACCAATGGCAACGTGGAAAACGCCGCCGGGCAGAACGAGGGGTCGTGCAAGACCCTGGGCCTGGCGTTGCTGGAAGGCTTGAGCGATCAGGAAGCGCTGCTGGCGTTTGGCGAGCATTACCGCTCGGTGGTGGCTACGCCTGAAGGCAGCGACCACGGCAACATTCGTGCGCTGATCGAGCATGGGTTGGCGGGTGTGAAGTTCGCCGCACAGCCACTGACCCGCAAATCCTGAGTCAGGCATAGATCAAAATGGGGGAGCGGGCTTGCTCGCGAATGCAGAGTGGCAGTCAATACATCTGGTGACTGATACACCGCATTCGCGAGCAAGCCCGCTCCCACATTTGAACGGCGGTGTTGCATAAATCGCAGACATAAAAAAACCGGCCTCGCAGCCGGTTTTTTCATTTAAACGGGTTAGAACGAAGCGTCTTTCAAACCGTCGAGGTAACGCTCGGCGTCCAGAGCCGCCATGCAGCCGGCGCCGGCCGAGGTGATGGCCTGGCGATAGACGTGGTCAGCCACGTCACCGGCGGCAAAGATGCCTTCGATGTTGGTTGCGGTGGCATTGCCTTCACGGCCGCCTTGCACCACCAGGTAGCCGTCTTTGGCTTCCAGCACGCCTTCGAACAGCGAGGTGTTCGGGGTGTGGCCGATCGCGATGAACACGCCGTCGACTTTCAGTTCGTCGAAGCTGCCGTCGTTGTTTTTCAGGCGAGCGCCAGTCACGCCCATGTTGTCGCCCAGGACTTCGTCGAGGGTGGCGTTGAGCTTGAGGATGATCTTGCCTTCAGCGACACGGGCGTGCAGCTTGTCGATCAGAATCTTCTCGGCGCGGAAGGTCTCGCGGCGGTGAACCAGGGTCACGGTGCTGGCGATGTTGGCCAGGTACAGCGCTTCTTCCACGGCGGTGTTGCCACCACCGACCACGGCAACAGGCTTGTTGCGGTAGAAGAAACCGTCGCAGGTCGCGCAGGCGGATACGCCTTTGCCCATGAATGCTTCTTCCGACGGCAGGCCCAGGTAACGGGCGCTGGCGCCAGTGGCGATGATCAGCGCGTCACAGGTGTACACGCCGCTGTCGCCAGTCAGGCTGTAAGGCTTTTTCGAGAAGTCGACTTGGTTGATGTGGTCGAAAACAATCTCGGTTTCAAAGCGCTCGGCGTGTTCTTTCATCCGCTCCATCAGCACCGGGCCGGTCAAACCGTGGACGTCGCCCGGCCAGTTGTCGACTTCAGTGGTGGTGGTCAACTGACCGCCCGCCTGCATGCCGGTGATCAGCAGCGGCTTGAGGTTGGCTCGGGCAGCGTAAACGGCAGCGCTGTAACCGGCAGGGCCGGAACCGAGAATAATCACTCGCGAATGACGGGTATCAGACATGACTCACTCCTATCGACCGTCCGGACTACAGAACGGCTGGAATAAAAAAGGACCGCGAAGCACTTGGGGAAGGCTTGAACTCGCAGATCCTGAAAATAATGGGTGCAGCGTATAGAGGGGGGCAAGATTAAGGAAATACGGAATAACAATCCAGCTCATAGGTGGTCTCTATCCCTGCCACCCGATTAATCGACGCCATTGTGCTTAGATGTTACCGCTGATGTCGCTGCTTTCACCCAGGATGCAAAGGCGGTAAGGTCGGCGCGTTTGTCATCCTGCTCGGAGTTCTCCAATGCCCGCCCCTGCTCTTTCCGGCCCGCAGTACCTGCGCGAAGGCCTCAAACTGGTATTGAGCCCAGGCCTGCGCCTGTTTGTAGTGCTGCCGCTGGCGATTAACCTGGTGCTGTTCGTCGGTTTGATCTACTTCGCCGGCCATCAGTTCAGCCTGTGGGTCGACACCTTGATGCCGACGCTGCCGGGCTGGTTGAGTTTCCTCAGTTACATCCTGTGGCCGCTGTTTGTGGTGCTGGTGGTGCTGATGGTGTTTTTCACCTTCACCATGCTGGCGAATATCATCGCGGCGCCCTTCAACGGCTTTCTCGCCGAGAAAGTTGAAGTGGTGGTGCGCGGCACCGACGACTTCCCGCCGTTCAGCTGGGGCGAACTGGTGGCGATGGTGCCCCGCACGCTGGCGCGGGAAATGCGCAAGCTGGGCTACTTCCTGCCACGCGCCATCGGCCTGTTTATCCTGTCGTTCATTCCGGTGGTCAACCTGATCGCCGCGCCGTTGTGGCTGCTGTTCGGCGTGTGGATGATGGCGATCCAGTACATTGACTACCCGGCGGACAACCACAAGCTGGGCTGGAACGAGATGCTCGCCTGGCTGCGCCAGAAGCGCTGGCAGAGCATGAGCTTCGGCGGCATCGTCTACCTGGTGCTGCTGGTGCCGGTGGTCAACCTGCTGATGATGCCGGCGGCGGTGGCCGGAGCCACGCTGTTCTGGGTGCGCGAACAAGGCGCCGAGGCCATGGCGATGCAGAAAGTGACCCGGTCATAAATCCATCATGCCAATGACACAATGACGACATGGCCCACGGTGACACTGTGGGTCATGACGACAGCTTCGCTTCACATCACCCTGATCACCGAAACCTTCCCGCCAGAGATCAACGGGGTGGCCAATACCCTTGGCCGCCTGTGTGAAGGTTTGCGCGCGCGAGGCCATCAGGTCGAGTTAGTGCGTCCACGCCAGGGCAGCGATCAGAGCCGCCCCAGCGATGACGCGCTGCTGTTGTGCCGCGGGTGGCCGCTGCCAGGCTACCCCGGCCTGCAATGGGGCCAGTCGTCGATGCATAAGTTGCTGCGCCGCTGGACCCGTCAGCGCCCCGACGTGCTCTACATCGCCACCGAAGGGCCGTTGGGCTTGTCGGCGTTGCGCGCGGCGCGGCGCCTGGGCATCAGCGTGGTCAGTGGCTTTCACACCAACTTCCAGCAGTACTCGAACCAATACGGTTTGAGCCTGCTCAGCCGCATGGTCACGCACTATTTGCGCTGGTTCCATAACCGTTCGACGCTGACGCTGGTCCCCAGCACCAGTCAGCGCCTGGAGCTGGAGCGGCGCAATTTCGAGCGTCTGGGAATGTTGGCGCGCGGGGTCGACAGCCAGTTGTTCCACCCGGCGAAACGCGACCACGCCTTGCGTGAAAGTTGGGCATTGAACGCTGAGCAGATCGCCGTGCTGCACGTAGGTCGACTGGCGCAGGAGAAAAACCTGGGGTTGCTCAAGCGCTGCTTTGAAACCTTGCAAGACACCTATCCATTGCGCCAGATGAAACTGATCATCGTCGGCGATGGCCCCCAACGCACGATGCTGGAAAAGGAACTGCCAGAGGCGATTTTCTGCGGCACCCTGCGCGGTGAGGAACTGGCCCGGCATTACGCTTCCGGCGATGTGTTCCTGTTCCCCAGCCTGACCGAAACCTTCGGCAACGTGGTGCTGGAAGCCATGGCCTCGGGATTGGGGGTGGTGGCCTACGATCAGGCGGCCGCAACCCAGCATATCCGCCATGGCTACAACGGCGTGCTGGCGATGCCGGGGGATGAGGCTGCGTTTTGCGATGCCGCCAATTGGTTGCTGGAAGATGCAGAGAGCCTGCGCCGTATGCGCCTGAACGCTCGCCAACATGCGAGCCGCCAGGGCTGGCCGGCGATTATCGAACAGTTCGAACGTCAGTTACGCGGAGTGTGCAAGGACGGACACCCGGTGCCCGCCCTTTCACCTCTTACACCAGGGTCGTCAACGCCTCACGACTGAACGGCAGGATGTCGCCCTCACGTCCCTCGCGCACCTTCACCGCCCAATCCGGATCCACCAGCAAGGCACGGCCCACGGCGACCAGGTCGAACTCGTCGTTATTGAGGCGCTCCAGCAGCTTTTCCAGGCTGGCCGGCTGCGCGACCTTGTCGGTGTTGACCATGAACTGCAGGAACTCGCCGTCCAGGCCGACGCTGCCAA encodes:
- the folX gene encoding dihydroneopterin triphosphate 2'-epimerase, which produces MPQLQPGMARIRVKDLCLRTFIGINEDEILNKQDVLINLTILYAAQEAVRDNDIDHALNYRTITKAIIAHVEGNRFALLERLTQELLDLVMSNESVLYAEVEVDKPHALRFAESVSITLAASR
- a CDS encoding DUF1244 domain-containing protein, translated to MNDQQRLELEAAAFRRLVAHLDSRKDVQNIDLMNLSGFCRNCLSKWYKAEADERHIELSLDDAREVVYGMPYAEWKAQYQKEANAEQQAAFAKGKTHD
- a CDS encoding glycosyltransferase family 1 protein, producing the protein MTTASLHITLITETFPPEINGVANTLGRLCEGLRARGHQVELVRPRQGSDQSRPSDDALLLCRGWPLPGYPGLQWGQSSMHKLLRRWTRQRPDVLYIATEGPLGLSALRAARRLGISVVSGFHTNFQQYSNQYGLSLLSRMVTHYLRWFHNRSTLTLVPSTSQRLELERRNFERLGMLARGVDSQLFHPAKRDHALRESWALNAEQIAVLHVGRLAQEKNLGLLKRCFETLQDTYPLRQMKLIIVGDGPQRTMLEKELPEAIFCGTLRGEELARHYASGDVFLFPSLTETFGNVVLEAMASGLGVVAYDQAAATQHIRHGYNGVLAMPGDEAAFCDAANWLLEDAESLRRMRLNARQHASRQGWPAIIEQFERQLRGVCKDGHPVPALSPLTPGSSTPHD
- the cysZ gene encoding sulfate transporter CysZ yields the protein MPAPALSGPQYLREGLKLVLSPGLRLFVVLPLAINLVLFVGLIYFAGHQFSLWVDTLMPTLPGWLSFLSYILWPLFVVLVVLMVFFTFTMLANIIAAPFNGFLAEKVEVVVRGTDDFPPFSWGELVAMVPRTLAREMRKLGYFLPRAIGLFILSFIPVVNLIAAPLWLLFGVWMMAIQYIDYPADNHKLGWNEMLAWLRQKRWQSMSFGGIVYLVLLVPVVNLLMMPAAVAGATLFWVREQGAEAMAMQKVTRS
- the trxB gene encoding thioredoxin-disulfide reductase, translating into MSDTRHSRVIILGSGPAGYSAAVYAARANLKPLLITGMQAGGQLTTTTEVDNWPGDVHGLTGPVLMERMKEHAERFETEIVFDHINQVDFSKKPYSLTGDSGVYTCDALIIATGASARYLGLPSEEAFMGKGVSACATCDGFFYRNKPVAVVGGGNTAVEEALYLANIASTVTLVHRRETFRAEKILIDKLHARVAEGKIILKLNATLDEVLGDNMGVTGARLKNNDGSFDELKVDGVFIAIGHTPNTSLFEGVLEAKDGYLVVQGGREGNATATNIEGIFAAGDVADHVYRQAITSAGAGCMAALDAERYLDGLKDASF
- a CDS encoding HopJ type III effector protein — protein: MTDLNTLRASLNSGEHAFADTLAFVAAGYDYQPQAFTNGNVENAAGQNEGSCKTLGLALLEGLSDQEALLAFGEHYRSVVATPEGSDHGNIRALIEHGLAGVKFAAQPLTRKS